The nucleotide window CGTGGACTGAGAACGGAGAGCACGTCCGATGAATATGCGTTTTGCCTGCCTGGTCATCCCGCTCGTTTCCTGGAGCGCAGCCCTTGCCGCGAGAATCGCCCCGCCGATCCGGGCGCAAACAACTCCCATGCCGGCAGCCATCCAGGCCGGTCAGGCCGTTGACATCGTGCTGGATCGCTACTGGCGCGGCAACGTTAAGGTTGATCAGGACGGGCTGCACGACAACAAGAAAACCTTCCCACATGTACCCCACCTCATCGAGTATCGCTTTGAATTGCCGGTCGGCGGCGAATATGAGCTTCAGGGTCGATACGTGGCCGAGACCGACGCTCCCACGTACCTGACCATCGACGGCAAGCTACAGGGGATGCGCTTCGAGGAAGCCGGCGATCATCGATCAAAATGGGTTTCGCTCGCGAAGACACCGTTGACGCCCGGCAAACACTGGATCCGGTTTACCTCGCAATATGTGGAAACACCCTTTCCGACGCTGACCGGGCTGCGTCTGGTGTTCCACGGCGGACCAGGCCCCGAGCCGGAGCCCGAGCCCCCCATTGTGGGTCCCAGGCCGTCTTTGCCCGACGACTGGTCGAAAACGATCAGCCGCAAGATCCACAGCGACTTTCACACTGCCGGCTTCATCCGCGGAATCGGCTCCAGATTCGACGGCACAACCTTCGGCAAGACGCTTAGAGACAACGGCGTCAACGCCATCTGCATCTTCGCCAAGGGACATCACGGGTACGCTTACTACGACACGAAAGTCGGGACGCGACATCCGGGGCTGGATTTCGATCTGATGAAAGCCCAGATCGAGGCTTGCCGCAGGTACGGCATCGCCGTGTGGACCTATTTCTCCATCGCTCCGGATGAACTCTACACCAGCACCTGCGACCAGACGATCACCGACCCGAACGACCGGCCCACCGACATGGAGGTGGACGTCGAATCGCCCTACGTCGCCGATTATCTCTGGCCGATGATCGCCGAATGCGTCCGCAACTATGACCTCGACGGGCTCTTCTTCGACTTTCCCGGAAACGAGGAATTCGTGCGAGAGACCGTGCGCCTGGTCAAACGCATCAAGCCCGGCATGGTCGTCGCCTATAACCACCAGTGGGCCAAGAGCCGCGATGAACTCGGCGAGTTGGACGTTCTCGAACTGGAGAGCTGGCGCCACAAGCAGCCGCTCTATCACTGGCAGTATTATGCCCGCTACGCCCGTGGCGCAGTGCCCCTGACGGCCATGACCATTCGTTTCCACAAGAGCTGGGGCGACTTCGGCGGAATCACCAGCGAGGCAATGCTTCGCGTCCACGCCGCCACCGCCATGGCCAATGGCTGCCTGCTCACCATCGGCGATCATCTGCACCCCTCCGGGCAACTCGACCCGGCGGTCTACGAGCGCATCGGCCGTGTTCTGCGCGACGTTATGAGAATCGAGCCTTACGTCACCGGTTCCGAGAGCCTCCCTTACGTCGCCCTGATGCGGCCGAAAGAGATTGCACTGATGGGTGCGGACAATCCCTGCCACGCTCTGCTCGATTCAGGCATCCACTTCACCGTCATCGACCCGTCGCAAGACCTCAAGCCGTTTACGGCCGTCCTCATCCCCGAGGCGAAAATGGCCGACGACGCGCTGACCGCGCGGTTGAAGGAATACGTCGAGAACGGCGGCAGACTGCTCGCTTTCGGCAAGCCGCCGGCGAGAATGGCCGAGCTGTTGGGCATTGAGGCACAGCCCGCGAACGAGGCCGCCTACATCCGGATCGATCCGCGGATCCTCCCAACCCCGCCCGCTACGGTTCTGTATACCTACTTGGAAGTCGCTCCGGCCCGACCGCTGGAGGATACAACGACCCTCGCCCCGCTCGTGTGGGCGATGAATCACGGAACCATCCATACTTCGCGACGCCAGAGCCCACCCTCGGATGAGCCTTCCGGGCTGGCAGCCATCACCAGTCGCAAGCTCGCCAAGGGCCAAGCCGTCTATTGCGCCGCCCTGCTGCCGGAGGTCTACGCCCGATGGGGTTACTCGGCCGTACGGGAGATCGTCGCCGATCTGCTGAGGTACATGATTCCTCCCGATAAGCGCCTGGCAGACGTCGAAGCGCCGGTCCACCTGGAAGTCTCGCTCAACCGCCAAGGCAACCGCGTCATCGTGCATCTGGTCCACAGCCCGCAAAGCCGCGCCAGCCTCGGAACGTTCAACAAGGATGACCTGGTCAACCAGGACCCGGTAATCGACGAAATGCCCACGGTCGCGGGAACGAGGCTGCGCCTTGCAGAAAGCCTTGTCGGTAATCGCAGCATCAAGCTGCTCCCGGCAGGCACGGAAATCAGGCCCGACAGCCGTGCGAACGGTGTGGTGACAATCAGGGTGCCCGATTTCCAGATCAGTTCAGTGCTGCTCATCGAATAGAATTCACGCTGACGCGAGGATATCGAAATGCGGGTTCATCGCTTGGCTATGGTCGGATGTGGCGCGTTCGCCAGGCTCTATCACCTCCCGATTATTCACGCCAACCCCCGAGCACAACTGGCGGTTGTTTGCGACCTCAATCCCGATGTCGCGAAGGAGTGTGCCGAACGCTTTCACGCCCGCAAAGCGACTGCCGACTGGCACGAGGTGATCGACGATCCCGACGTGGACGCGATCATTCTCGCCACGCATACCAATCTGCGCGCCGAATTGATTATCCCCGCCCTGCAAGCGGGCAAACCCGTCTTCGTCGAGAAACCCGTCGCCAACACCGACGCCGAGATGGTTGAAATCGTGCGGGCCGGCCGCGCCGCCCGGCTGCCCGTCTGCGTCGACCACAATCGCCGCTCAAGCCCGGCCATGCACGATCTGTGCCAATTGCTTCAGAAGGCCCGCAACGGCCCCGGGGGCCATCTCCCCTCGGTTGACCGCAGCGACGGCGGCAAACGAGCGGCCATGCCACAGGAAAAGCAGACACAGATCCTGATCCGCGTCAATGACGACTGCCGCAGTTGGGTCGACTGGGCATTAACCGACGCCGAGGGAATCCTTTTTGCGGAAATGGTCCACTTCATCGACGTCGCCATGTGGCTCATGAACCCCCTGCCAATCACCCGCGTCTTCGCCGAGGGCTCGGCCCAGGGCAATTTCGCACTGATCATGCGATTCGCAGATGGCTCGCTGGCCACCATACAGCAGACCATCTGCGGCCACTTCGACTACCCCAAGGAACTGATCGAAGTCACCGCCAACCACGTGACGATGGCCATGGAGCACCACGTCGAGTTGCGTCAGCGCGGCCTTGAAGATGAACCGTTTCGTCGCACATATCCGTTCAAGTCAATCGACGGCGGTATCGAAGACGGCGGCATCGAGGCGTTTCACCGCGCGGTGACCGAGACCTTCGATAACGCCCGCCGCACCGGGAACCCGCCGGTGTTCATCTCCCCCGACAAAGGCCACGCCGCCCACATCGACCGATTCCTCGATTGCATCGAAGGCAAAGGTGAGAACCCCTGTGACGTCGTCGACGCCGTGCGGGTCACGCGAGTCGCCCTCAAGCTGCTCGAATCAGTGCGGAGGGAGCAGCCGGTGGAGATCCGTGATAGCGACTGGCAGATCGAGGCGTAGCATGACACTCGATGCCCCGATTCAAAGTACAACTGCTGGCCCCGGAATCCCTTCCGGTACAACCGCTGGCCCCGGAATCCCTTCCGGGGCCTTCAGGTTGACGATTCCTACCGCTGGCCCCGGAATCCCTTCCGGGGCCTTCAGGTTGACGATTCCTATCGTCATCAACATTAGTCCCTTCCGTCGCAACTGGTGCGCATTTTGCGCGCATGTTTTGGGGCCTCAAGCGGCGTGGTTGTGCAAGGCCTGCGGATAGTGTCGGTCATGGAGCATGAGGACTGCAGTCATGAGGACCTGCCCTTTGTGAGTGAGGCGCCAGCGGCGAGAACGCTGGATCTTGGCGATGAGTCCATGCAGGTGGAGACGCTTGAGCAACCGGGAGACGTAAGCGGCCTGACGGCGGGATTCGACCTTGTTTGGGGTGGTGAGGCCGAGATGGTGGCGGATGTCTCGGTTGGAGAAGCCCTTGAGCAGGTGCTCACCGCGCATCACCGCGGCGAACAGACGGACGTCGTGGCGGCAGGCCGCGGGTGACGAACGTTCCGAAGTCCTTGATCAAAATGCCCTGCCGGGCTATGAATTGTTCCATGGCCTCGGGCCGGCCCAGGAGCAGATGGCCCTTGAACAGGATCCGGTCGGAGCAGGAAATCGTGCCAGTGATCTGGGCCTGATGCTTGTCGATGAATCGTTCCACGGCGTTCTCCTTTCCATGGTTTCATAAACCTTACCACGGTCAGGTAAGAACGCCGTCTTTGCTATAGGGGCTTACCAAGCCCTCTTTGGTTGCGGCCGAAGGCCGCCTTGGATTACGCTGGTCCCAGATTCCCATCTGGGACCACTCTTCTGCTCGGCCCGGAATTCCTTCCGGGCCACCCTGCTCGCGGAATCCCTTCCGCATTCGCGTTTGAATGACGATCGGAATCGTCAACCGGGAGGCCCCAGAACGGA belongs to Phycisphaerae bacterium and includes:
- a CDS encoding beta-galactosidase trimerization domain-containing protein — its product is MNMRFACLVIPLVSWSAALAARIAPPIRAQTTPMPAAIQAGQAVDIVLDRYWRGNVKVDQDGLHDNKKTFPHVPHLIEYRFELPVGGEYELQGRYVAETDAPTYLTIDGKLQGMRFEEAGDHRSKWVSLAKTPLTPGKHWIRFTSQYVETPFPTLTGLRLVFHGGPGPEPEPEPPIVGPRPSLPDDWSKTISRKIHSDFHTAGFIRGIGSRFDGTTFGKTLRDNGVNAICIFAKGHHGYAYYDTKVGTRHPGLDFDLMKAQIEACRRYGIAVWTYFSIAPDELYTSTCDQTITDPNDRPTDMEVDVESPYVADYLWPMIAECVRNYDLDGLFFDFPGNEEFVRETVRLVKRIKPGMVVAYNHQWAKSRDELGELDVLELESWRHKQPLYHWQYYARYARGAVPLTAMTIRFHKSWGDFGGITSEAMLRVHAATAMANGCLLTIGDHLHPSGQLDPAVYERIGRVLRDVMRIEPYVTGSESLPYVALMRPKEIALMGADNPCHALLDSGIHFTVIDPSQDLKPFTAVLIPEAKMADDALTARLKEYVENGGRLLAFGKPPARMAELLGIEAQPANEAAYIRIDPRILPTPPATVLYTYLEVAPARPLEDTTTLAPLVWAMNHGTIHTSRRQSPPSDEPSGLAAITSRKLAKGQAVYCAALLPEVYARWGYSAVREIVADLLRYMIPPDKRLADVEAPVHLEVSLNRQGNRVIVHLVHSPQSRASLGTFNKDDLVNQDPVIDEMPTVAGTRLRLAESLVGNRSIKLLPAGTEIRPDSRANGVVTIRVPDFQISSVLLIE
- a CDS encoding Gfo/Idh/MocA family oxidoreductase; translated protein: MRVHRLAMVGCGAFARLYHLPIIHANPRAQLAVVCDLNPDVAKECAERFHARKATADWHEVIDDPDVDAIILATHTNLRAELIIPALQAGKPVFVEKPVANTDAEMVEIVRAGRAARLPVCVDHNRRSSPAMHDLCQLLQKARNGPGGHLPSVDRSDGGKRAAMPQEKQTQILIRVNDDCRSWVDWALTDAEGILFAEMVHFIDVAMWLMNPLPITRVFAEGSAQGNFALIMRFADGSLATIQQTICGHFDYPKELIEVTANHVTMAMEHHVELRQRGLEDEPFRRTYPFKSIDGGIEDGGIEAFHRAVTETFDNARRTGNPPVFISPDKGHAAHIDRFLDCIEGKGENPCDVVDAVRVTRVALKLLESVRREQPVEIRDSDWQIEA